The following are from one region of the Thermococcus sp. genome:
- a CDS encoding thiamine ABC transporter substrate-binding protein: MRKLAVLMILALLIGMAGSVSPVKGAESKELTIYTYDSFVSYGLANATIPEFEKAYGVKVNVITAGDAGEVLNKLILEKGNPQADVVIGIDNSLAAKAIDAGVLEVYRPPNINVVPKELIDALDPTYHLIPYDYGAIAIVYKKNQVQNPPETFGDLLNPKWKKSLILEDPRTSSTGMAFLLWTIAAYGDPGWLYYWEKLKPQIYQITKGWDAGWEMWDKGEAPLFLSYATDPAYDAYYYTNGTEPNIGAILLNNTAYIQVEGIGIVKGCKHPDLAKKFVEFVLSKEFQREVPLHNWMFPASKEVGLPGVYKYAAKPRKILDPKPGEIKANYNRWLQEWTELMVEGKSPEEIIKEHETRTGSEKSICGPVAIVALAVIPLLLRKRR; this comes from the coding sequence ATGAGAAAACTCGCCGTGCTGATGATTCTGGCGCTGCTGATTGGGATGGCTGGATCTGTCAGTCCCGTTAAGGGCGCGGAAAGCAAAGAACTCACGATCTACACCTACGACAGCTTTGTGAGCTACGGTCTAGCAAACGCCACCATACCTGAGTTTGAAAAGGCTTATGGGGTTAAAGTCAATGTGATAACCGCGGGGGACGCTGGGGAGGTCCTGAACAAGCTGATCCTTGAAAAGGGCAATCCTCAAGCCGACGTCGTCATCGGGATAGACAACAGCCTCGCGGCCAAGGCCATCGATGCGGGCGTCCTTGAGGTTTACAGACCCCCCAACATCAACGTCGTTCCAAAGGAGCTGATAGACGCACTTGACCCCACCTATCACCTAATCCCCTATGACTACGGTGCCATCGCCATCGTCTACAAGAAGAATCAGGTGCAGAACCCTCCGGAGACTTTTGGGGACCTCCTTAACCCCAAGTGGAAGAAGAGTCTTATCCTGGAGGATCCCAGAACGAGCTCCACTGGGATGGCATTCCTTCTGTGGACCATCGCGGCCTACGGAGACCCCGGCTGGCTATACTACTGGGAGAAGCTAAAACCCCAGATATACCAGATAACCAAGGGCTGGGACGCTGGATGGGAGATGTGGGATAAAGGTGAGGCTCCCCTGTTCCTCAGCTACGCAACAGACCCTGCCTACGACGCCTACTATTACACCAACGGTACGGAACCAAACATAGGTGCGATTCTGCTCAACAACACCGCTTACATTCAGGTTGAGGGCATTGGTATAGTAAAGGGCTGCAAGCACCCGGATCTCGCAAAGAAGTTTGTGGAATTCGTCCTGAGTAAGGAGTTCCAGAGGGAGGTGCCCCTTCATAACTGGATGTTTCCGGCGAGTAAAGAAGTTGGGCTTCCTGGAGTCTATAAGTACGCCGCGAAGCCCAGGAAGATCCTCGATCCAAAGCCCGGGGAGATAAAGGCTAACTACAACAGGTGGTTGCAGGAGTGGACGGAGCTTATGGTTGAGGGCAAGAGTCCAGAGGAGA
- a CDS encoding TIGR00288 family NYN domain-containing protein has protein sequence MKETLFKVLRRGEKETKPPEEKPPKPKIRKDIGLIIDGPNILRKEFGIKLEDIMEALEKVGKVRIAKVVLNQYAPQGLIEAVVNQGLEPIIVAGDTDVRVAIEAMEMIYSSDVGVIALATRDADFLPIINEAKSQGKETIVIGADPGFSVALQNAADYVIKMTSRGDAERSPNGF, from the coding sequence ATGAAAGAGACCCTCTTTAAGGTTCTTAGAAGGGGAGAGAAGGAGACCAAACCCCCGGAGGAGAAACCTCCCAAGCCCAAGATTAGGAAAGATATAGGCCTGATAATCGATGGGCCTAATATCCTCCGGAAGGAGTTCGGGATAAAGCTGGAGGACATCATGGAAGCCCTTGAAAAAGTTGGGAAAGTACGCATAGCCAAGGTTGTCCTCAACCAGTACGCCCCCCAAGGACTCATCGAAGCCGTAGTCAATCAGGGACTTGAACCGATAATCGTTGCTGGGGATACCGACGTCCGGGTGGCGATCGAGGCCATGGAGATGATTTACAGCTCCGACGTTGGGGTCATCGCACTGGCGACCCGTGACGCGGATTTCCTGCCGATAATAAACGAGGCAAAGAGTCAGGGAAAGGAAACCATAGTAATTGGGGCGGATCCAGGTTTTTCGGTGGCCCTTCAGAACGCGGCCGACTACGTTATAAAAATGACGAGCCGTGGAGATGCTGAGAGGAGTCCGAATGGTTTTTAA
- a CDS encoding TIGR00288 family NYN domain-containing protein: MAGGSWEKIVSITKGGMKSIGMMKKRIGRGKKIALLIDGPNILRKEFGIKLEDIVEALEGIGDIRVAKVVLNQYAPQGLIEAVSNQGFDVAVVSGETGVKLAVEAMREIYNPHIDVIALATRNAEFLPVILKAKEKGKEAVVIGIEPGFSVALKHAADYTITLGEGGEGR; this comes from the coding sequence ATGGCGGGTGGAAGTTGGGAAAAGATAGTTTCGATAACCAAGGGTGGCATGAAGAGCATAGGAATGATGAAAAAACGTATAGGTCGCGGAAAAAAGATAGCACTGCTTATAGATGGGCCAAACATCCTCAGGAAGGAGTTCGGGATAAAGCTGGAAGATATAGTTGAGGCTCTCGAGGGCATAGGAGACATCAGGGTGGCCAAGGTTGTCCTCAACCAGTACGCCCCCCAAGGACTCATAGAGGCTGTGTCCAACCAGGGCTTTGATGTTGCTGTTGTCTCCGGGGAGACGGGGGTAAAGCTGGCCGTGGAAGCTATGCGTGAGATTTACAATCCACACATAGACGTCATCGCGCTGGCCACACGCAACGCGGAGTTCCTCCCGGTCATACTAAAAGCTAAGGAAAAAGGAAAGGAGGCGGTGGTCATAGGGATAGAACCCGGGTTTTCGGTGGCCCTCAAGCATGCCGCCGATTACACCATAACGCTGGGGGAAGGCGGTGAGGGGCGATGA
- a CDS encoding tRNA(Met) cytidine acetyltransferase TmcA — MTVKVRFDKEVRDYAKSEKIKDQVLRLTETALAQALEKFHRRMIIIEGDTLRKAELAGILAGASARVLRDVLDELKEKRLRDESEDKIEVLYATDALGEDTFGRKRYEAFRKHFDLLAGGAEVKAVTFKHTRDILGRTYDLLVLDMSYDYFPNDLGRIIETVRGGGLIFILAHPFEKWKNMWTGFHKSLVTPPYTIDDVKKRFNRRLIRKFTEHEGIYIITENGKLRKKPKRNKTQAKIRARKGVEIPEETIFPRELYEMALTEGQVEVLKAFEGLVEEEGMLVLTADRGRGKSVSVGIAAIGLAVALKKRTRIVVTAPEPENVQALFRFAKRALERLGFKPHVVEERGLIKELYARKIGLRYYPPAEGYKKTADLYILDEAAGIHVPILHRYLSKPRVVYSSTIHGYEGAGRGFSVKFLKRAREKRSFKELHMEEPIRYAEGDPIEKWLFDVLLLDAEPVELTDEDYELIKSKEVYFEEPDLDDWFENDREDLRNFVGIYILAHYRNRPSDVALLADAPHHRARVLRLKNGKIVTAIQIAEEGNIPKKVIEKMAKGYKPRGNIIPDMMVKHHMAKEFAKLRGYRIVRIATHPDAMDMGLGSKALELLEKEAREKGLDWIGSGFGASEELARFWVRNGFAVVHLSPARNPVSGEFTAIVLKPISERAKKIIKKANDEFRIRLTEWLGDTHRELEPGIARWLFETPFGEAVDYPVYLTDVQKKRLDAFTGKVLTYDTVLDSVKPIVKLYFLDGWMKPYLDERQIKLLIYRVLQSHSWEETAKLIDRTETFTMIEVRDIIRGLWYYYKRVMK, encoded by the coding sequence GTGACCGTCAAGGTCCGCTTTGATAAGGAAGTGAGAGACTACGCCAAAAGTGAGAAGATTAAGGATCAGGTTCTCAGGCTCACCGAGACGGCTTTAGCTCAGGCGCTTGAGAAGTTCCACAGGAGAATGATAATCATAGAAGGGGACACACTGAGGAAGGCGGAATTAGCGGGAATCCTGGCCGGCGCATCGGCCCGGGTTCTCAGGGATGTCCTGGATGAGCTCAAGGAGAAAAGGCTGAGGGATGAGAGTGAGGATAAAATTGAGGTCCTCTACGCGACGGACGCGCTCGGCGAGGATACCTTTGGAAGGAAGCGCTACGAGGCTTTCAGGAAGCACTTCGACCTTTTGGCAGGGGGTGCCGAGGTAAAGGCGGTTACCTTCAAGCACACCCGCGACATCCTCGGAAGGACGTACGACCTGCTCGTCCTTGATATGAGCTACGATTACTTCCCCAACGACCTTGGTAGGATTATCGAGACCGTCCGCGGCGGAGGACTCATCTTCATACTCGCCCACCCATTCGAGAAGTGGAAGAACATGTGGACGGGCTTCCACAAGAGCCTCGTCACGCCGCCCTACACGATAGACGACGTCAAGAAGCGCTTCAACAGGCGCCTCATCAGGAAGTTCACCGAGCATGAGGGCATCTACATCATCACCGAGAACGGAAAGCTCAGGAAGAAGCCAAAGAGGAACAAAACTCAGGCAAAGATCAGAGCGAGGAAGGGCGTTGAGATTCCCGAGGAGACTATCTTCCCGCGCGAGCTCTACGAGATGGCCCTCACCGAAGGGCAGGTTGAAGTCCTTAAGGCCTTTGAGGGTCTGGTTGAGGAGGAGGGCATGCTTGTCCTCACCGCTGACAGGGGCCGTGGAAAGAGCGTCTCCGTTGGAATAGCCGCGATCGGACTCGCAGTGGCGCTCAAGAAGAGAACCAGAATAGTCGTGACTGCCCCCGAGCCGGAGAACGTCCAGGCCCTCTTCCGCTTCGCCAAGAGGGCCTTAGAGAGGCTCGGGTTCAAGCCGCACGTCGTCGAGGAGAGGGGCCTCATCAAGGAGCTCTACGCGAGGAAGATCGGCCTCCGCTATTATCCCCCCGCTGAAGGCTACAAAAAGACCGCCGACCTGTACATCCTCGATGAGGCCGCCGGAATCCACGTCCCGATACTCCACAGGTACCTCAGCAAGCCGCGTGTGGTGTACTCCTCCACCATACACGGCTACGAGGGAGCGGGAAGGGGCTTCTCGGTCAAGTTCCTGAAGAGGGCCAGGGAGAAGCGCTCCTTTAAGGAGCTCCACATGGAGGAGCCGATACGCTACGCCGAGGGCGACCCCATTGAGAAGTGGCTCTTTGACGTCCTCCTGCTCGATGCCGAGCCAGTTGAGCTTACCGATGAGGACTACGAGCTCATAAAGAGCAAGGAGGTCTACTTCGAGGAGCCCGACCTCGACGACTGGTTCGAGAACGACAGGGAAGACCTCAGAAACTTCGTCGGCATCTACATTTTAGCGCACTACCGCAACAGGCCCAGCGACGTTGCCCTGCTCGCCGATGCGCCCCACCACAGGGCGAGGGTTCTCCGCCTCAAGAACGGCAAGATAGTTACGGCGATTCAGATAGCCGAGGAGGGCAACATACCCAAGAAGGTCATCGAGAAGATGGCGAAAGGCTACAAGCCGCGCGGCAACATAATCCCGGACATGATGGTCAAGCACCACATGGCGAAGGAGTTCGCGAAGCTGAGGGGATACAGGATAGTTAGAATTGCCACCCACCCGGACGCGATGGACATGGGACTTGGAAGCAAGGCGCTGGAGCTCCTTGAGAAGGAAGCGAGGGAGAAAGGCCTCGACTGGATAGGCTCGGGCTTCGGTGCGAGTGAAGAGCTTGCCCGCTTCTGGGTCCGGAACGGCTTCGCGGTGGTGCACCTCAGTCCAGCCCGCAACCCGGTCAGCGGTGAGTTCACCGCGATAGTCCTCAAGCCGATAAGCGAGAGGGCGAAGAAGATCATCAAGAAGGCCAACGACGAGTTCCGCATAAGGCTGACGGAGTGGCTGGGCGATACCCACAGGGAGCTTGAGCCCGGGATAGCGCGCTGGCTTTTCGAGACGCCCTTCGGTGAGGCCGTGGATTATCCGGTTTACCTCACTGACGTCCAGAAGAAGAGACTGGACGCCTTCACGGGCAAGGTTCTCACTTACGACACCGTGCTTGACTCTGTCAAGCCGATAGTGAAGCTCTACTTCCTGGACGGCTGGATGAAGCCCTACCTCGACGAACGCCAGATAAAGCTGCTGATCTACAGGGTCCTTCAGTCTCACAGCTGGGAGGAGACGGCGAAACTCATAGACAGGACTGAGACCTTCACGATGATAGAGGTGCGGGACATCATTAGAGGGCTCTGGTACTACTACAAACGGGTAATGAAATAA
- a CDS encoding calcium/sodium antiporter, producing the protein MMVEIALFVLGFVLLIWGSDVFVDAASRVAKGFGVSEFLIALILASIATTLPEVTVSAVAAFHKNSGIALGNAVGSALANISLILGVSSIIRPLEVDTDAWKNALFMLGITLYSAILMYDGTISRLDGLTLVLIYFGFLYFLHSKHVRLGYGEVEGGNPRRDLLIMLGSGLAVVLGARVVVSTAVELARTLGIPEVVIGLTLVSVGTSMPELANSLTATLKNLPNISVGNIVGANILDILMVIGIAALIHPIRVDPGIFSFTLPLTLLVMGLLTGILRLRSRVDRMTGAAFLAVYSYFLYVQFGG; encoded by the coding sequence TTGATGGTTGAAATCGCTCTATTTGTACTTGGTTTTGTCCTTCTAATCTGGGGTAGCGACGTCTTCGTTGATGCTGCATCCCGTGTTGCGAAAGGCTTTGGTGTCAGCGAGTTCCTAATTGCCCTAATCCTTGCGAGTATAGCCACGACCCTTCCAGAGGTGACCGTGTCCGCTGTAGCGGCGTTTCACAAAAACAGTGGCATAGCCCTTGGAAACGCGGTGGGCAGTGCCCTCGCCAATATCTCCCTCATCCTCGGCGTTTCCTCCATCATCCGTCCCCTGGAGGTGGACACCGACGCATGGAAGAACGCCCTTTTTATGCTGGGGATAACCCTTTACTCGGCCATCCTCATGTACGATGGCACGATAAGCCGTCTCGACGGCCTCACGCTTGTACTCATCTACTTCGGTTTTCTGTACTTCCTCCACTCCAAGCACGTGCGGCTGGGGTACGGTGAGGTGGAGGGAGGAAACCCTCGCAGAGACCTACTGATAATGCTCGGCAGTGGGCTGGCGGTTGTTTTAGGGGCTAGGGTAGTCGTCAGCACAGCTGTGGAGCTTGCGAGGACGCTGGGCATCCCTGAGGTTGTCATAGGGTTGACCCTCGTTTCTGTGGGCACGTCCATGCCGGAACTTGCCAATTCTCTGACCGCCACACTGAAGAACCTTCCCAACATAAGCGTTGGGAACATAGTAGGTGCAAACATCCTGGATATCCTGATGGTGATTGGGATAGCGGCCTTGATACACCCGATACGGGTTGATCCGGGTATCTTCTCTTTCACCCTCCCGCTGACGCTCCTCGTCATGGGCCTACTGACAGGAATCCTGAGGTTAAGAAGTAGGGTCGACAGGATGACCGGTGCGGCCTTCCTCGCGGTGTATTCGTACTTCCTCTACGTTCAGTTCGGAGGCTGA
- a CDS encoding S9 family peptidase yields the protein MPKGLSIKDLGKFKLVGNIDAFGRRLVFQVTEISVEKDDYFSRLYLYDGRKVRPFTSGKKDGNPRFSPDGKLIAFTSKRDKGDEAELYVIPTDGGEARLLAKFKYGIKNLRFTEDGKGIAVVTPVDIEKKPKDDVHVIKEIPFWFNGVGWVYGKRSVVYLVDIETGRKRRLTPKNLDVSQVRFHKGRLYFIAQEDRERKPMVSDLYALEGRKAKRLTPGEWSVQDFIPLDDGTFILKANTRERGIPTNTHIYHYNPETGEMRKLTSELDRSAYNSLNCDVRGSQRAELVFRDGWVYYVATDGPRANLFRVNLEGRIERVISGNRSVESFAIGDYIAVTAQDAVTPTELYVLRDGKEKKVTDFNGWIKDYKLSKPEHFKVKASDGVEIDAWIMKPVDFEPGKKYPAVLEIHGGPKTAYGYSFMHEFHVLTAKGFVVIFSNPRGSDGYGEEFADIRGHYGERDYQDLMEVVDEAIKRFDFIDEERIGVTGGSYGGFMTNWIVGHTKRFKAAVTQRSISNWVSFFGTTDIGYYFAPDQIGDDPWSNTGGYWEKSPLKYAPNVETPLLIIHSMEDYRCWLPEALQFYTALKYLGKTVELAIFPGENHDLSRGGKPKHRIKRLELIAEWMERWLKV from the coding sequence ATGCCTAAGGGATTGAGCATTAAAGACCTCGGGAAGTTCAAGCTCGTGGGAAACATCGACGCCTTCGGAAGAAGGCTCGTCTTTCAGGTGACGGAGATAAGCGTTGAGAAGGACGACTACTTCTCAAGGCTCTACCTCTACGACGGCAGAAAGGTCAGGCCCTTCACCTCAGGAAAGAAGGACGGGAATCCGCGCTTCTCACCGGACGGGAAGCTGATAGCTTTCACCTCAAAGCGCGATAAAGGCGACGAGGCCGAGCTGTACGTAATCCCGACCGACGGCGGCGAGGCAAGGCTTTTGGCGAAGTTCAAGTACGGGATTAAGAACCTCCGATTCACCGAGGACGGGAAGGGCATAGCGGTCGTCACGCCAGTGGACATCGAGAAGAAGCCGAAGGACGACGTCCACGTCATCAAGGAGATTCCCTTCTGGTTCAACGGTGTCGGCTGGGTCTACGGAAAGAGGAGCGTCGTCTATCTGGTGGACATCGAGACGGGCAGAAAAAGGCGCTTAACCCCCAAGAACCTCGACGTCTCGCAGGTTCGCTTCCACAAGGGCAGGCTCTACTTCATTGCCCAGGAAGACCGCGAGAGGAAGCCCATGGTGAGCGACCTCTACGCCCTTGAGGGCAGGAAGGCGAAAAGGCTCACTCCCGGAGAGTGGAGCGTTCAGGACTTCATTCCCCTCGACGACGGTACGTTCATCCTCAAGGCAAACACCCGCGAGAGGGGCATTCCAACAAACACACACATCTACCACTACAACCCGGAGACGGGCGAGATGAGGAAGCTCACCTCGGAACTCGACCGCTCGGCCTACAACTCCCTCAACTGCGACGTCAGGGGGAGCCAGAGGGCGGAGCTGGTTTTCAGGGACGGCTGGGTTTATTACGTGGCAACGGATGGCCCGAGGGCGAACCTCTTCAGGGTAAACCTTGAGGGGAGAATCGAGCGTGTCATCAGTGGTAATAGAAGCGTCGAGAGCTTTGCCATCGGGGACTACATAGCCGTCACCGCCCAGGACGCGGTCACTCCAACGGAGCTCTACGTTCTCCGTGACGGGAAGGAAAAGAAGGTTACGGACTTCAACGGATGGATTAAGGACTACAAACTCTCGAAGCCGGAGCACTTCAAGGTCAAGGCCAGCGACGGCGTTGAAATTGACGCGTGGATTATGAAGCCCGTTGACTTTGAGCCGGGCAAAAAGTATCCTGCCGTGCTTGAGATTCACGGAGGACCGAAGACAGCCTACGGCTACTCCTTCATGCACGAGTTCCACGTTTTAACAGCGAAAGGCTTCGTGGTGATATTCTCAAATCCGAGGGGAAGCGACGGCTACGGTGAGGAGTTCGCCGATATAAGGGGGCACTATGGGGAGAGGGATTATCAGGACTTAATGGAGGTCGTTGACGAAGCCATAAAGCGCTTCGACTTCATCGATGAGGAGAGAATTGGCGTCACCGGCGGCTCCTACGGCGGCTTCATGACCAACTGGATTGTGGGGCACACGAAGCGCTTTAAAGCGGCGGTAACCCAGCGCTCCATCTCGAACTGGGTGAGCTTCTTCGGAACAACGGACATAGGCTATTACTTCGCTCCCGACCAGATAGGCGACGACCCGTGGAGCAATACGGGAGGCTACTGGGAGAAGAGCCCGCTGAAGTACGCACCGAACGTGGAAACTCCCCTCCTCATAATCCACTCGATGGAGGACTACCGGTGCTGGCTCCCCGAGGCTCTCCAGTTCTACACGGCGCTCAAATACCTCGGAAAGACCGTTGAGCTGGCCATCTTCCCCGGCGAGAACCACGACCTCAGCAGGGGCGGAAAGCCGAAGCACAGGATAAAGCGCTTGGAGCTGATAGCGGAATGGATGGAGAGGTGGCTGAAGGTTTAG